A genome region from Carya illinoinensis cultivar Pawnee chromosome 2, C.illinoinensisPawnee_v1, whole genome shotgun sequence includes the following:
- the LOC122301579 gene encoding probable methyltransferase PMT2 yields the protein MAPLYCTEITAKLLCWEKKYEKGEIAIWRKRLNADSCRGRKDDLRTPLCKSVEADNVWYEKMEACITPYPVVSSPDEVAGGELKAFPKRLYSVPPRISSGSVPGVSVETYQEDNSKWKKHVKAYKNINKLIDSGRYRNIMDMNAGLGSFAAALESPKLWVMNVVPTISEKNTLGVIYERGWIGIYHDWYNFPSFLLLFDHFSFE from the exons ATGGCACCTTTATATTGTACTGAAATT ACTGCCAAACTACTTTGCTGGGAAAAGAAGTATGAGAAGGGTGAAATTGCCATTTGGAGGAAGAGGTTAAATGCTGATTCATGTCGTGGCAGAAAAGATGATTTGCGGACTCCTCTTTGCAAGTCTGTTGAAGCAGATAATGTCTG GTATGAGAAAATGGAGGCATGCATAACTCCATACCCTGTGGTCAGTAGTCCAGATGAAGTTGCTGGAGGGGAATTGAAGGCCTTTCCAAAAAGGCTTTATTCTGTTCCTCCTAGAATTTCTAGTGGATCTGTTCCTGGAGTTTCTGTTGAGACATACCAGGAGGACAACAGTAAATGGAAGAAACATGTGAAAGCTTATAAGAATATTAATAAACTCATTGACTCTGGAAGGTATCGCAACATCATGGACATGAATGCTGGTTTAGGAAGTTTTGCTGCTGCACTTGAATCTCCCAAATTGTGGGTCATGAATGTTGTGCCCACTATATCTGAGAAAAATACATTGGGTGTCATATATGAGCGAGGATGGATTGGCATCTATCATGACTGGTACAACTTTCCCAGCTTTTTGCTTCTGTTTGATCATTTCAGCTTTGAATAA